In Saccharolobus solfataricus, a genomic segment contains:
- the acs gene encoding acetate--CoA ligase, whose amino-acid sequence MSVTWALPFDQKINPKLNLNRLVSITTYKEIHSQTVKDYKQFWASVASEIDWFKPWEKTLDDSNPPFYKWFVGGELNASYLTVDRHVKSWRKNKVAIIWEGEPVDEKGNPKEVRKLTYYDLYREVNRVAYLLKEKYGLKKGDAIAIYLPMIPELPIFMLAAARIGVVFTVVFSGFSADALASRINDAEAKLLITADGGWRRGKVVDLKGIVDKALEKTPTIKDVIVVRRIGNKVNMVEGRDKYFDEVIKDIPQNVYVEPERMKSEDPLYILYTSGTTGKPKGIVHDIGGYMTLLHATMKWVFDIRDDDIYWCTADIGWVTGHSYIVFGPLMEGATEIMYEGALDYPQPDRWVSIIERYGITILYTSPTAIRSFMKYGDNWVKAHITSTVRLMHSVGEPINPEAWEWLWKLVGREEVPFGSTWWMTETGGILISHLPGLYLVPMKPGTNGPPILGIEPDVVNEDGKQVNLEERGYLVIKNPWPGMPLTIYKDPERYVKVYWSRFPGMFYVGDYAVKDKDGYFWILGRADEVIKVAGHRLGTYELESALIEHPAVAEAAVIGVPDPVKGEVPYAFVILRQGYTPNTQLSQEILKTVRDKVGPIATIDKIFFVGKLPKTRSGKIMRRVVRAVATRAEVGDITTLEDEASVEEIKKALEEFKAEFEKINK is encoded by the coding sequence ATGTCAGTAACGTGGGCTCTACCTTTTGATCAAAAGATAAACCCAAAACTGAATTTAAATAGGCTAGTAAGTATAACTACGTATAAAGAGATTCACAGCCAAACGGTAAAAGATTACAAACAATTTTGGGCATCTGTAGCCTCGGAAATTGACTGGTTCAAACCATGGGAGAAAACACTAGACGATAGTAATCCTCCATTCTATAAGTGGTTCGTAGGTGGAGAGCTTAACGCCTCTTATCTAACTGTAGATAGGCACGTTAAGAGCTGGAGGAAGAATAAGGTTGCCATAATATGGGAAGGAGAACCAGTGGACGAGAAGGGAAACCCAAAGGAGGTTAGGAAGTTAACATATTACGATCTATATAGGGAAGTTAATAGAGTAGCCTATCTCTTGAAGGAGAAATACGGGTTAAAGAAAGGTGATGCAATAGCGATTTACCTTCCAATGATACCGGAATTACCAATATTCATGTTAGCTGCTGCTAGGATCGGAGTAGTCTTTACGGTGGTGTTCTCAGGATTTAGCGCTGACGCATTGGCAAGTAGGATTAATGACGCCGAAGCCAAGTTACTAATTACCGCAGATGGTGGATGGAGAAGGGGTAAAGTTGTTGACTTAAAGGGAATTGTAGATAAGGCTTTGGAGAAGACCCCAACAATAAAGGATGTAATAGTAGTTAGAAGGATAGGTAATAAGGTCAACATGGTTGAAGGTAGGGATAAGTACTTTGATGAAGTAATCAAGGACATTCCACAAAATGTTTACGTTGAACCAGAAAGGATGAAATCTGAAGACCCGTTATATATACTCTACACCTCTGGAACCACTGGAAAACCTAAGGGTATAGTCCACGATATTGGAGGGTATATGACATTATTACACGCTACAATGAAGTGGGTATTCGATATAAGGGATGACGACATTTACTGGTGTACCGCAGATATAGGATGGGTTACTGGACACTCTTACATTGTGTTTGGACCATTAATGGAAGGAGCAACTGAAATAATGTATGAAGGAGCCTTGGATTATCCACAACCGGATAGGTGGGTATCGATAATTGAAAGGTATGGGATCACAATCCTTTATACCTCACCCACTGCAATTAGAAGCTTCATGAAATATGGTGATAATTGGGTTAAGGCTCACATTACCTCCACTGTTAGGCTAATGCATTCTGTAGGTGAACCAATAAATCCGGAAGCTTGGGAGTGGCTATGGAAATTAGTCGGTAGAGAGGAGGTACCATTTGGAAGCACTTGGTGGATGACTGAGACTGGAGGTATTCTAATATCTCATTTACCAGGATTGTATCTTGTGCCAATGAAACCTGGGACAAATGGCCCACCAATATTGGGAATTGAGCCAGATGTAGTTAATGAAGATGGGAAACAAGTTAACCTTGAGGAAAGAGGATATCTTGTTATAAAGAATCCGTGGCCTGGAATGCCATTAACAATTTACAAGGATCCTGAAAGATACGTGAAGGTGTATTGGAGTAGATTCCCTGGAATGTTCTATGTTGGTGATTACGCTGTTAAGGACAAGGATGGATACTTCTGGATATTAGGGAGGGCTGATGAAGTTATCAAGGTAGCTGGGCATAGGCTAGGTACATATGAGTTAGAATCAGCTTTAATTGAGCATCCTGCAGTTGCGGAAGCAGCGGTAATTGGAGTCCCAGACCCAGTTAAGGGAGAGGTGCCTTATGCGTTTGTAATTTTGAGGCAAGGTTATACACCTAATACGCAGCTTTCACAAGAGATACTGAAGACGGTAAGAGATAAGGTGGGACCTATAGCTACTATAGATAAGATATTCTTCGTGGGTAAGTTGCCTAAAACGAGAAGTGGAAAGATAATGAGAAGAGTTGTAAGGGCTGTTGCAACTAGGGCAGAAGTGGGAGATATAACTACATTAGAGGATGAGGCTTCTGTAGAGGAGATTAAAAAAGCTTTAGAGGAGTTTAAGGCAGAGTTTGAAAAGATCAACAAATAA
- a CDS encoding acetate uptake transporter — protein sequence MTEQKRANPAPLGLSGFALTTLVLSTFNAGLITQGASVVLGLAAFYGGLAQLLAGILEWRAGNTFGYTAFFTYGAFWEWYFLTAGGFFGGVTPQAIGLVLIAFGIFTLAMWFGTFKANLGLFMTFLLLWITFFLLGVGAMIGNVGLSHAGGYVGILTAIAAWYTGLAIVVAESLGKSPPVGRPIMK from the coding sequence ATGACAGAACAAAAAAGGGCAAATCCAGCCCCCTTAGGACTTTCTGGTTTCGCACTAACTACACTCGTGTTATCTACCTTCAATGCAGGGTTAATAACACAAGGGGCATCTGTTGTGTTGGGACTAGCAGCGTTTTATGGAGGATTGGCTCAACTACTAGCCGGAATATTGGAATGGAGGGCAGGGAACACTTTTGGCTATACTGCCTTCTTTACTTATGGTGCATTTTGGGAGTGGTATTTCCTAACTGCGGGAGGATTTTTTGGAGGAGTCACACCTCAAGCTATAGGCTTGGTATTAATTGCGTTTGGAATCTTTACGCTAGCAATGTGGTTTGGCACGTTTAAGGCAAATCTAGGATTATTCATGACATTTCTATTACTGTGGATAACGTTCTTCCTACTTGGAGTAGGAGCTATGATTGGAAATGTTGGATTATCCCATGCCGGTGGATATGTAGGAATATTAACGGCAATTGCAGCCTGGTATACTGGACTCGCTATTGTAGTAGCTGAGAGCTTAGGCAAGAGTCCTCCAGTAGGAAGACCAATAATGAAATAA
- a CDS encoding muconolactone Delta-isomerase translates to MLFLLWFKIKQPTNITQKQLMEIWKREAEAAMPAVKAGKIKGLYKVTGRREVVAIIDVNSHEELDGILETLPIVKELGHSLTIEVTAIHPYENFYELMKKLLQ, encoded by the coding sequence ATGCTATTCCTTCTATGGTTTAAGATAAAACAACCAACTAATATAACGCAAAAGCAGTTAATGGAAATATGGAAAAGAGAAGCTGAGGCAGCAATGCCAGCAGTTAAGGCTGGGAAGATAAAGGGTTTGTATAAGGTAACTGGAAGAAGAGAGGTTGTAGCAATAATAGATGTTAACTCTCATGAGGAATTAGATGGGATTTTAGAGACCCTACCAATAGTTAAAGAGCTCGGTCATTCACTAACAATAGAAGTAACCGCAATTCATCCTTATGAAAACTTTTATGAATTAATGAAAAAATTACTACAATAA
- a CDS encoding PaaI family thioesterase — MDSQNYDIEKILQRYDSDYVFHYLGVKILEIKEGYAKTQIPFKKELTRRGNILNGGMIVASIDYTGGLAVLSINDGMDQVTQELKVNFLEPMYRGPFTVEANVIRKGRTAVTVEITFKDVEGSLGAIGLGTWYIIRDKKINMNVQPQ; from the coding sequence ATGGATTCTCAAAACTATGATATTGAAAAAATTTTACAGAGATACGATAGCGATTATGTATTTCATTATTTAGGTGTGAAAATTTTAGAGATAAAGGAGGGATATGCTAAAACACAAATACCGTTCAAGAAGGAGCTGACAAGAAGGGGAAATATTCTAAATGGTGGAATGATAGTTGCGTCCATAGACTACACAGGTGGATTGGCAGTTCTATCAATAAACGATGGAATGGATCAGGTAACACAAGAACTAAAGGTAAATTTCCTAGAGCCAATGTATAGGGGGCCGTTTACTGTTGAAGCAAATGTAATAAGAAAAGGTAGAACTGCAGTTACAGTGGAGATTACTTTTAAAGACGTTGAGGGAAGTCTTGGGGCGATTGGATTGGGAACGTGGTACATAATAAGGGATAAGAAAATTAACATGAATGTTCAACCTCAATAA